In Deinococcus maricopensis DSM 21211, one genomic interval encodes:
- a CDS encoding RNHCP domain-containing protein, producing MTRRFIVTGTNNAFTCAQCGATVQPLRNGSVRNHCPACLHSLHVDVHPGDRACDCHGVMRPVGVDQHPKKGWMIVHECTRCGFLGRNKAALDDPDQPDDYDALVRLSARPRE from the coding sequence ATGACGCGCCGCTTCATCGTCACCGGCACCAACAATGCCTTCACGTGCGCACAGTGCGGCGCCACCGTGCAGCCCCTGCGCAACGGCAGCGTCCGCAACCACTGCCCCGCCTGTCTGCACAGCCTGCACGTGGACGTCCACCCCGGCGACCGCGCCTGCGACTGCCACGGTGTCATGCGGCCGGTCGGCGTGGACCAGCACCCCAAGAAAGGCTGGATGATCGTGCACGAATGCACCCGCTGCGGCTTTCTTGGCCGCAACAAGGCCGCACTGGACGACCCGGACCAGCCCGACGACTACGACGCCCTTGTGCGCCTGTCCGCCCGCCCACGCGAGTAG
- a CDS encoding septum site-determining protein MinC, with product MKLRGTLGGLNLLLEPQDTGVGVTDALGSRTELLNARVTLEVAEETSVDALESALGAVRGAGGSVSRVRAPRVNVAAPVTPEDARTVIVPHGLRAGTLGQYPGSVVILGDVNPGAEIVAGGDVIVVGALRGKVHAGAGGNAGAIVWARPIASPQIRVADALARSPEDSALEGMRKLEGGQAEVARLQDGAIVIEVQPGR from the coding sequence ATGAAGCTACGCGGTACCCTCGGCGGCCTGAATCTCCTGCTGGAACCTCAAGACACGGGCGTGGGCGTCACGGACGCGCTGGGCAGCCGCACGGAGCTGCTGAACGCCCGCGTGACGCTGGAGGTGGCGGAGGAAACCAGCGTGGACGCCCTGGAGTCGGCGCTCGGCGCGGTGCGCGGCGCGGGCGGCTCGGTGAGTCGCGTGCGCGCGCCGCGCGTGAACGTGGCGGCGCCGGTGACGCCGGAGGATGCGCGCACGGTGATCGTGCCGCACGGGCTGCGCGCAGGAACGCTCGGGCAGTACCCGGGCAGCGTCGTGATCCTCGGCGACGTGAACCCAGGCGCGGAGATCGTCGCGGGCGGCGACGTGATCGTGGTGGGCGCGCTGCGCGGGAAGGTGCATGCGGGCGCCGGAGGGAACGCGGGCGCGATCGTGTGGGCGCGGCCCATCGCGAGCCCGCAGATCCGGGTGGCGGACGCGCTCGCCCGCTCCCCGGAGGACAGCGCGCTGGAAGGCATGCGGAAACTGGAGGGTGGGCAGGCGGAAGTGGCGCGTCTGCAGGACGGCGCGATCGTGATTGAGGTGCAGCCGGGCCGCTGA
- the rimP gene encoding ribosome maturation factor RimP: MNNLEQLATEALSPLGYEVLEVHLQNPGRRPTLLVRIDRLDEQPVTVDDLETASKLLGLELDRTDPIKGEYRLELESPGSKRPLRRTRHFERMVGLKARVRGEGHSFTAPILKVEGDLVTFDAPGGPVTLEVGTFEGNLAEFPPSHR; the protein is encoded by the coding sequence ATGAACAACTTGGAACAATTGGCCACCGAAGCCCTCTCGCCGCTTGGCTATGAGGTGCTGGAAGTGCATCTGCAAAACCCCGGGCGCCGCCCGACCCTGCTGGTCCGCATCGACCGTCTCGACGAGCAACCCGTCACGGTCGACGACCTGGAAACCGCCAGCAAACTGCTGGGCCTGGAACTGGACCGCACGGACCCCATCAAGGGTGAGTACCGCCTGGAACTTGAGTCACCCGGCTCGAAGCGCCCCCTGCGGCGCACGCGCCACTTCGAACGCATGGTGGGGCTCAAGGCCCGCGTGCGCGGCGAGGGTCACAGCTTCACCGCGCCGATCCTGAAAGTCGAAGGGGACCTCGTGACCTTCGACGCGCCCGGCGGGCCCGTCACCCTGGAAGTCGGGACCTTCGAGGGGAACCTCGCCGAGTTCCCGCCCAGCCACCGCTGA
- the nusA gene encoding transcription termination factor NusA — MSEFNFAEALREVAQSRNINEMQLIEAFEQSLAQAYTRNVDPDKRVEVHLDPKSGEIEVLVVKEVVEKVEDENVQISLADALELDPEAELGEEMVFPVEREKFTRIALQAAKQTLTQKMRETERNVVFNEYKDKEGQVLNAVVARLDNKGNYFVDLGAGEAILPQREAIPGERLMPGNRVKIYLKEVRKTPKGPTILASRADERLLDYLLKQEIPEVANGIVEVKAIAREAGQRSKVAVFSHNPNVDPIGACIGHRGNRIQAVTGELGRERVDVILWDATPREFIRNALSPAKVGLIEVNADTREATVTVTPDQLSLAIGKGGQNVRLAAKLTGYKVDLRETQAVSDLDAAMQQALEDEGSNASESSSSARAAFDALFRDSKSVATATPDGDTDLTE; from the coding sequence ATGTCGGAATTTAACTTTGCCGAGGCGCTGCGCGAGGTCGCGCAGTCCCGCAACATCAACGAAATGCAGCTGATCGAGGCGTTCGAGCAGTCCCTCGCGCAGGCGTACACCCGCAACGTCGACCCGGACAAACGCGTCGAAGTGCACCTCGACCCCAAGAGCGGCGAGATCGAAGTGCTGGTCGTCAAGGAAGTCGTCGAGAAGGTCGAGGACGAAAACGTCCAGATCAGCCTCGCCGACGCCCTCGAACTCGACCCGGAAGCGGAACTCGGCGAGGAAATGGTCTTCCCCGTGGAGCGCGAGAAATTCACGCGCATCGCGCTGCAGGCCGCCAAGCAGACCCTCACGCAGAAAATGCGCGAGACGGAACGCAACGTCGTCTTCAACGAGTACAAGGACAAGGAAGGCCAGGTCCTCAACGCCGTCGTTGCCCGCCTCGACAACAAGGGCAACTACTTCGTGGACCTCGGCGCCGGCGAAGCGATCCTCCCGCAGCGCGAAGCCATCCCCGGCGAGCGCCTGATGCCCGGCAACCGCGTGAAGATCTACCTCAAGGAAGTCCGCAAGACGCCCAAAGGCCCGACGATTCTCGCGTCGCGCGCCGACGAGCGCCTGCTCGACTACCTCCTGAAGCAGGAGATTCCCGAAGTCGCCAACGGCATCGTGGAAGTCAAGGCCATCGCCCGCGAAGCCGGACAGCGCAGCAAGGTCGCGGTGTTCAGCCACAACCCGAACGTCGACCCGATCGGCGCGTGCATCGGCCACCGCGGGAACCGCATCCAGGCCGTCACGGGCGAACTGGGCCGCGAACGCGTCGACGTGATCCTCTGGGACGCCACGCCGCGCGAATTCATCCGCAACGCCCTCTCCCCCGCCAAAGTCGGACTGATCGAAGTGAACGCGGACACCCGCGAAGCGACCGTGACGGTCACACCCGACCAGCTGTCCCTCGCCATCGGCAAGGGCGGCCAGAACGTCCGCCTCGCCGCGAAGCTCACCGGCTACAAGGTCGACCTACGCGAAACGCAGGCCGTGAGTGACCTTGACGCCGCCATGCAGCAGGCGCTGGAGGACGAAGGCAGCAACGCCAGCGAGTCCAGCAGCAGCGCCCGCGCCGCGTTCGACGCGCTGTTCCGCGACAGCAAGAGCGTCGCAACCGCCACGCCCGACGGCGACACCGACCTGACGGAGTAA
- a CDS encoding YlxR family protein — translation MPHTPERTCVACRRKRPQADLTRLTRVLDGWTLQRGARAGRGAYVCADSPACWAERRLRRAFGAHAPAVSAQLSVATLPEEPGLPQSQQRNTAAPSGRPGGS, via the coding sequence ATGCCGCACACGCCCGAACGCACCTGCGTCGCCTGCCGCCGCAAGCGCCCTCAAGCCGACCTCACGCGCCTCACGCGCGTGCTGGACGGCTGGACGCTGCAACGCGGCGCGCGCGCAGGGCGCGGCGCCTACGTGTGCGCCGACTCGCCCGCCTGCTGGGCAGAGCGGCGCCTGCGGCGGGCGTTCGGCGCGCATGCCCCCGCGGTGAGCGCGCAGTTGAGCGTGGCCACGCTGCCGGAGGAACCGGGTCTGCCCCAGAGCCAGCAACGCAATACCGCCGCCCCGAGCGGGCGGCCCGGAGGTAGTTGA
- the infB gene encoding translation initiation factor IF-2, with the protein MSKVRIYTLAKDLGVDNNRMLQMLDELGVSYKSASSTLDEDTVETIKGLIADEQANGGSAAAPAATSSTPAAEAEPAAAPSEPAATADASDDGVPHRAPVVTIMGHVDHGKTSLLDYIRKTKVAAKEAGGITQHVGAFEAKTSKGKIVFIDTPGHEAFTTIRARGANVADIAIIVIAADDSLMPQTREAIAHAQAAKVPMIVAINKVDLPQADPERVKTDLTTVNLVPEEYGGDIIVVPLSAKTGEGVEDLLEYISLTAELEDLRADPKAEFSGVIIESRVDKQAGVLATVMVQQGTLRVGDFLVVGEKYGKIKAMTNSNGDRIKEAGPSTPVQILGFSEAPTSGEKVSSAKNEHAARELVASRVGERRDAEAARQNRKLSLEEMMGSLETVREVNLILRADTQGSLEALQGILARKEKDDVKINVMLAGIGAPTEGDVLLASTAGATILCFSVTPSGSVTKIADQKGIDLKSYRIIYELIDEVDRLIKGNVEPVFEEQYLGRAEVRMVIRHPKNGNIAGSYITDGSFKRNAKAKVTRGKQVVYEGTIVGLKRFKDDVREVQKGFECGINLDWNDVQEGDIIEASEMVEVPQA; encoded by the coding sequence ATGTCGAAAGTTCGCATTTACACCCTCGCCAAAGACCTTGGCGTTGACAATAACCGCATGCTGCAGATGCTCGACGAGCTCGGCGTTTCGTACAAGAGCGCCAGCAGCACCCTCGACGAGGACACCGTCGAAACCATCAAGGGCCTGATCGCCGACGAACAAGCGAACGGCGGCAGCGCCGCGGCCCCGGCCGCCACGTCGTCCACCCCCGCGGCGGAAGCGGAGCCCGCCGCGGCCCCCAGCGAGCCCGCCGCCACGGCGGACGCCAGTGACGACGGCGTCCCGCACCGCGCGCCCGTCGTGACCATCATGGGCCACGTCGACCACGGCAAAACCAGCCTGCTTGACTACATCCGCAAAACGAAAGTCGCGGCGAAGGAAGCGGGCGGCATCACGCAGCACGTCGGCGCGTTCGAAGCGAAAACCAGTAAGGGCAAGATCGTGTTCATCGACACGCCCGGCCACGAAGCCTTCACGACCATCCGCGCGCGCGGCGCGAACGTCGCGGACATCGCCATCATCGTGATCGCCGCGGACGACAGCCTCATGCCGCAGACCCGCGAGGCCATCGCGCACGCGCAGGCCGCGAAGGTCCCCATGATCGTCGCGATCAACAAAGTCGACCTGCCGCAGGCCGACCCGGAACGCGTCAAGACGGACCTCACGACCGTGAACCTCGTCCCCGAAGAGTACGGCGGTGACATCATCGTCGTGCCGCTCAGCGCGAAAACCGGCGAAGGCGTCGAGGACCTGCTGGAATACATCAGCCTCACCGCGGAACTCGAAGACCTGCGCGCCGACCCGAAAGCGGAGTTCTCCGGCGTCATCATCGAAAGCCGCGTGGACAAACAGGCGGGCGTTCTGGCGACCGTCATGGTGCAGCAGGGCACGCTGCGCGTCGGGGACTTCCTGGTCGTCGGCGAGAAGTACGGCAAGATCAAGGCCATGACAAACAGCAACGGCGACCGTATCAAGGAAGCCGGCCCGAGCACGCCCGTGCAGATCCTCGGGTTCAGCGAAGCGCCGACCAGCGGCGAGAAGGTCAGCAGCGCGAAGAACGAGCACGCCGCGCGCGAACTGGTCGCCAGCCGCGTCGGCGAACGCCGCGATGCCGAAGCCGCCCGCCAGAACCGCAAGCTCAGCCTTGAAGAAATGATGGGCAGCCTCGAAACTGTGCGCGAAGTCAACCTGATTCTGCGCGCCGACACGCAGGGCAGCCTCGAAGCGCTCCAGGGCATCCTGGCCCGCAAGGAAAAAGACGACGTCAAGATCAACGTGATGCTCGCCGGCATCGGCGCGCCCACCGAAGGCGACGTGCTGCTCGCCAGCACGGCCGGCGCGACCATCCTGTGCTTCAGCGTCACGCCCAGCGGCAGCGTCACGAAGATCGCGGACCAGAAAGGCATTGACCTCAAGAGCTACCGCATCATCTACGAACTCATTGACGAAGTGGACCGCCTCATCAAGGGCAACGTCGAGCCGGTGTTCGAGGAGCAGTACCTGGGCCGCGCGGAAGTCCGCATGGTCATCCGCCACCCGAAGAACGGCAACATTGCCGGTTCGTACATCACCGACGGCAGCTTCAAGCGCAACGCGAAAGCGAAAGTCACGCGCGGGAAGCAGGTCGTGTACGAGGGCACCATCGTGGGTCTCAAGCGCTTTAAGGACGACGTCCGCGAAGTGCAGAAGGGCTTCGAGTGCGGAATCAACCTCGACTGGAACGACGTGCAGGAAGGCGACATCATCGAAGCGAGCGAGATGGTGGAAGTGCCTCAGGCGTAA
- the secD gene encoding protein translocase subunit SecD yields the protein MTISNPNQKRRPPPRNRGRAPQPKSRVPWTALVLLLALLGSLAYIWRPWEHPKTPGELWGKNYQFINLGLDLKGGLRIELAPENGTTDRDTLDRIKTIIENRINALGVAEPTVTVQGGKRVVVEIPGATEAVQERTRSIINQQAKLEFRIVNQGAQPDAQEASKNPASGGYKLSDLGPAEATGEVIASAAAGADPQSGRWVVNFTTTPKGADQFGEFTRKNVNRLMAIVLDDQIKSVATINQALYSNIQISGSFTTEEASQLALVLKSGSLPVKIKVEAEQAIGPTLGADAIRSGAIAALVGIGLVFVMLFFYYGLWFGLVGALGLLFSSVIILGILGGFGATLTLPGIAGLVLTIGAAVDGNVISFERIKEELQRGKGIKNSINAGYDHSLWTIVDVNLSHLLSALALYNYATGPVKGFALTLAIGVVASVFSNLVFAKWMMRALASRREFGAPRRVGVPNIDFIKASPIITTLSVLLAIGGIAALAVKGLNYGVDFTSGTNITVKAAPSTQVEDVRRALGDANLNVAHAEGATIQRSVTPGTNAAVFNVKVPELNTAQVEQLRAQFTKLPQASVQSVETVGPAVGGELRDKTIRAVLLGLALILVYVGFRFDFIMGLGSILAVLHDVAIVMGLYALLGLEFNIATVAAVLTLIGYSLNDSIIVSDRIRENLKLMRGRSYRDIVNASINQTLSRTVMTSVSTMLPLVSLLIFGGAVLRDFSLALLVGILIGTYSSIYIVAPMVVVLENWLKNRRAQPKASA from the coding sequence TTGACCATTTCAAACCCCAACCAGAAGCGGCGCCCGCCGCCCCGCAACCGTGGGCGCGCGCCGCAACCCAAATCCCGCGTGCCGTGGACGGCGCTTGTGCTGCTGCTCGCGCTGCTCGGCAGCCTCGCGTACATCTGGCGCCCGTGGGAGCACCCCAAGACGCCCGGTGAGCTGTGGGGTAAGAACTACCAGTTCATCAACCTCGGCCTAGACCTCAAGGGCGGGTTGCGCATCGAACTGGCGCCGGAAAACGGCACCACCGACCGCGACACCCTGGACCGCATCAAGACCATCATCGAGAACCGCATCAACGCGCTCGGCGTGGCCGAGCCGACCGTGACGGTGCAGGGCGGCAAGCGCGTCGTTGTGGAGATCCCCGGCGCGACCGAAGCTGTGCAGGAACGCACGCGCAGCATCATCAACCAGCAGGCGAAGCTGGAGTTCCGTATCGTGAATCAGGGCGCGCAGCCGGACGCGCAGGAAGCCAGCAAGAACCCCGCCTCGGGCGGGTACAAGCTCAGCGACCTCGGCCCGGCCGAAGCGACCGGTGAGGTCATCGCGTCCGCCGCCGCGGGCGCCGACCCGCAGAGCGGCCGCTGGGTCGTGAACTTCACGACGACGCCGAAGGGCGCCGACCAGTTCGGTGAGTTCACCCGCAAGAACGTGAACCGCTTGATGGCGATCGTCCTCGACGACCAGATCAAGAGCGTCGCCACCATCAACCAGGCGCTGTACAGCAACATTCAGATCAGCGGCAGCTTCACGACCGAGGAGGCCAGCCAGCTCGCGCTGGTGCTGAAGAGCGGTTCGCTGCCCGTGAAGATCAAGGTGGAGGCGGAGCAGGCCATCGGGCCGACGCTCGGCGCGGACGCCATCCGCAGCGGCGCCATCGCGGCCCTGGTCGGCATCGGCCTGGTGTTCGTGATGCTGTTCTTCTATTACGGCCTGTGGTTCGGCCTGGTCGGCGCGCTTGGCCTGCTGTTCAGCAGCGTCATCATTCTCGGCATTCTCGGGGGCTTCGGCGCGACGCTCACGCTGCCCGGCATTGCGGGCCTCGTGCTGACCATCGGCGCGGCCGTGGACGGGAACGTCATCTCGTTCGAGCGCATCAAGGAAGAACTCCAGCGCGGCAAGGGCATCAAGAACAGCATCAACGCCGGTTACGACCACTCGCTGTGGACGATCGTGGATGTGAACCTCTCGCACCTGCTGTCCGCGCTGGCGCTGTACAACTACGCGACCGGGCCCGTGAAGGGCTTCGCGCTGACGCTCGCCATCGGCGTGGTCGCGTCCGTGTTCAGCAACCTCGTGTTCGCGAAGTGGATGATGCGCGCCTTGGCGTCCCGCCGCGAGTTCGGCGCGCCTCGCCGCGTCGGCGTCCCGAACATCGACTTCATCAAGGCCAGCCCGATCATCACGACGCTCAGCGTGCTGCTCGCCATCGGCGGCATCGCTGCGCTCGCTGTGAAGGGCCTGAACTACGGCGTGGACTTCACGAGCGGCACGAACATCACCGTGAAGGCTGCGCCCAGCACGCAGGTGGAGGACGTGCGCCGCGCGCTCGGCGACGCGAACCTGAACGTCGCGCACGCCGAGGGCGCCACTATTCAGCGCAGCGTCACGCCGGGCACGAACGCCGCGGTGTTCAACGTGAAGGTGCCTGAGCTGAACACTGCGCAGGTGGAGCAGCTCCGCGCGCAGTTCACGAAGCTGCCGCAGGCGAGCGTGCAGTCCGTCGAGACGGTCGGTCCGGCGGTCGGCGGGGAACTGCGTGACAAGACGATCCGCGCGGTGCTGCTGGGGCTCGCGCTGATTCTGGTGTACGTCGGGTTCCGCTTCGACTTCATCATGGGTCTGGGCAGCATCCTGGCGGTGCTGCACGACGTGGCGATCGTGATGGGCCTGTACGCGCTGCTGGGCCTGGAGTTCAATATCGCGACTGTCGCGGCGGTCCTGACCCTGATCGGGTACTCGCTGAACGACTCGATCATCGTGTCTGACCGCATCCGCGAGAACCTGAAGCTGATGCGCGGCCGTTCGTACCGGGACATCGTGAACGCCAGCATCAACCAGACGCTGTCGCGTACGGTGATGACGTCGGTGAGCACCATGCTGCCGCTCGTGAGCCTGCTGATCTTCGGCGGGGCCGTCCTGCGTGACTTCAGCCTCGCGCTGCTGGTCGGCATCCTGATCGGGACGTACAGCAGCATCTACATCGTCGCGCCGATGGTGGTCGTGCTGGAGAACTGGTTGAAGAACCGCCGCGCGCAGCCCAAGGCGAGCGCATAA
- a CDS encoding lipopolysaccharide assembly protein LapA domain-containing protein codes for MRVVQFVQVIVLLLLGAYVLLLQLQNPVRVTLPLPFGLNAMNVPLGVLVALTLLVGVLYSALLFVPRLLLARARRARAARATRALEERLNATLRAKLAAPATRESHAAVTAPTVQEQA; via the coding sequence ATGCGGGTCGTTCAGTTCGTTCAGGTCATCGTGCTGCTGCTGCTGGGGGCGTACGTGCTGCTGCTGCAACTCCAGAATCCCGTGCGGGTGACGCTGCCACTCCCGTTCGGCCTGAACGCCATGAACGTCCCCCTGGGCGTCCTCGTGGCCCTCACGCTGCTCGTCGGCGTGCTGTACTCGGCGTTGCTGTTCGTGCCGCGCCTGCTGCTCGCCCGCGCCCGCCGGGCACGGGCCGCGCGCGCCACCCGCGCGTTGGAGGAACGTCTGAACGCCACGCTGCGCGCCAAGCTCGCCGCGCCCGCCACCCGCGAATCCCACGCGGCCGTCACGGCGCCCACCGTGCAGGAGCAGGCATGA
- a CDS encoding single-stranded-DNA-specific exonuclease RecJ, which yields MSASPVVPVSAWQLRAPASNEALRAVMDAYRVSPMLAQVIVGRNLSAAHVTPDLTLTPNPALREAAARLVRAIQDRKRIRVHGDYDADGVTATSVLVLGLRELGADVHGFIPHRLNEGYGVHPDRVPEHADACDLLVTVDCGVTNVQEVRALLDRGVDVIVTDHHAPGPDFPDCLVVHPHLTPEYDGDLHNLTGAGVAYHLLWAVREHLGLGEPRAYADLASIGIIADVAPLLGENRALVRAGLHQLADTQHAGLRALMGGKKLGLPSARDVAFVIAPRINAAGRMGEADLALELLTTTSERRAQELATYLEVRNGERRVVQDRMFKEALTLVNPDDPAIVVTKDDWHAGVMGIVASKLLEAYYKPVFIIAQGKGSVRSTPGISAVAGLRGAHDLLKRYGGHTGAAGFAIQEDNIDAFRTRIHAFAEEHPRPVPSVLLDAPLPAGAVTRALYEAEGTFEPFGEGLRRPLWWVRDDLGGARLVGKRGDTLQFRVGGVKGVKYGEGAVREGPHDVAAHLSLNAWAGRENIEVAAEALRAPTTLTLLGADDARPLPPTPRLDPREAMRHLHAGARAYATGAVREYLSVNVPGLALADDADTPDGEVIVYALPPERTLRAWLTGGRTRVAFAFGPKTLAELEDGAVRVAGPLRAHASDWSDPVMRAGAADAYTRFMWAALYRALDDASFTRAVWHLAGLNPDEVEAGGAGVKAEPARTLHAAAH from the coding sequence ATGAGCGCCTCGCCGGTCGTGCCGGTCAGCGCATGGCAGCTCCGGGCGCCCGCAAGCAACGAGGCGCTGCGCGCCGTCATGGACGCGTACCGCGTGAGCCCCATGCTCGCGCAGGTGATCGTCGGCCGGAACCTCAGCGCCGCGCACGTCACGCCGGATCTCACGCTCACACCCAACCCGGCGCTGCGCGAAGCGGCCGCGCGCCTCGTCCGCGCCATTCAGGATCGCAAACGCATCCGCGTGCACGGCGACTACGACGCCGACGGCGTGACCGCCACCAGCGTCCTCGTGCTGGGCCTGCGGGAACTCGGCGCGGACGTGCACGGCTTCATCCCGCACCGCCTGAACGAAGGGTACGGCGTGCACCCGGACCGCGTCCCGGAACACGCGGACGCCTGCGACCTGCTCGTCACCGTCGACTGCGGCGTCACGAACGTGCAGGAAGTCCGCGCGCTGCTCGACCGGGGCGTGGACGTCATCGTCACGGACCACCACGCGCCCGGCCCGGACTTCCCCGACTGCCTCGTCGTCCACCCGCACCTCACGCCCGAGTACGACGGGGACCTGCACAACCTCACGGGCGCCGGCGTCGCGTACCACCTGCTGTGGGCCGTGCGTGAGCACCTGGGCCTCGGGGAGCCGCGCGCATACGCGGATCTGGCGAGCATCGGCATCATCGCGGACGTCGCGCCGCTGCTCGGCGAGAACCGCGCGCTGGTCCGCGCGGGACTGCACCAACTCGCCGACACGCAGCACGCGGGCCTGCGCGCCCTGATGGGCGGCAAGAAGCTCGGCCTGCCCAGCGCGCGCGACGTGGCGTTCGTAATCGCGCCGCGTATCAACGCCGCCGGCCGCATGGGCGAGGCGGACCTCGCGCTGGAACTGCTCACGACCACCAGCGAGCGGCGCGCGCAGGAACTCGCCACGTACCTGGAGGTCCGCAACGGCGAGCGGCGCGTCGTGCAGGACCGCATGTTCAAGGAAGCCCTGACGCTCGTGAACCCGGACGACCCGGCCATCGTCGTCACGAAGGACGACTGGCACGCGGGCGTCATGGGCATCGTCGCGAGCAAACTGCTGGAGGCGTACTACAAGCCGGTGTTCATCATCGCGCAGGGGAAAGGCAGCGTGCGCAGCACGCCGGGCATCAGCGCCGTGGCGGGCCTGCGCGGCGCGCACGACCTGCTCAAACGGTACGGCGGGCACACGGGCGCGGCAGGCTTCGCGATTCAGGAGGACAACATCGACGCGTTCCGAACGCGCATCCACGCGTTCGCCGAGGAGCACCCGCGTCCCGTGCCGAGCGTGCTGCTGGACGCCCCGCTACCCGCCGGCGCGGTCACGCGCGCGCTGTACGAAGCGGAAGGCACGTTCGAGCCGTTCGGCGAAGGGCTGCGCCGACCGCTGTGGTGGGTGCGCGACGACCTGGGCGGCGCGCGCCTCGTCGGGAAGCGCGGCGACACGCTGCAGTTCCGTGTGGGCGGCGTGAAAGGCGTGAAGTACGGCGAAGGGGCCGTGCGAGAGGGACCGCATGACGTGGCCGCGCACCTCAGCCTGAACGCCTGGGCGGGCCGCGAGAACATCGAGGTGGCCGCCGAGGCCCTGCGCGCGCCCACCACCCTGACGCTGCTCGGCGCGGATGACGCCCGGCCGCTTCCACCCACACCCCGCCTCGACCCACGCGAAGCCATGCGGCACCTGCACGCAGGCGCGCGCGCGTACGCGACAGGTGCCGTGCGCGAGTACCTGAGCGTGAACGTGCCGGGCCTCGCCCTCGCGGACGACGCGGACACACCGGACGGCGAGGTCATCGTGTACGCCCTGCCGCCCGAACGTACGCTGCGCGCCTGGCTGACGGGCGGCCGCACGCGCGTGGCCTTCGCGTTCGGCCCGAAAACCCTCGCGGAGCTGGAGGACGGCGCGGTCCGCGTCGCGGGGCCGTTGCGGGCGCACGCGAGCGACTGGAGCGACCCGGTCATGCGGGCGGGCGCTGCGGACGCGTACACGCGGTTCATGTGGGCAGCGCTGTACCGCGCGCTGGACGACGCGAGCTTCACCCGCGCGGTGTGGCACCTGGCAGGCCTGAATCCGGACGAGGTCGAGGCGGGCGGGGCAGGGGTCAAGGCCGAGCCAGCCCGAACGCTGCACGCCGCCGCTCACTGA
- a CDS encoding cytochrome P450, producing MLHATRPPLDSTVPLLTQGYAFVDRQCRATGRTVFDTRLLLALPVTCMRGASAAALLYDPERFVRQGAMPKPVQKTLIGEGGVQSLDGAAHTHRKAMFMGLMTPANITRLVRLADREWHAASVRWAARDTVVLLDEAHEVLTRAVCAWAGVPLAAEEVAGVTADLAALIDGPASAGPRHWRARAARRRAEAWAAGHIRAARQAPTGAEDGALHVVATHRDERGALLDEHTAAVELLNVLRPTVAVARYVVFAAHALHQHPSCRDALLRGDDDALLRFVQEVRRYYPFFPFVAARVRRTFEWSGHTFPQGRLVLLDVYGTNRDPSVWAAPERFDPERFRTWNGSPFNFVPQGGGDHDLGHRCAGEWLTIELMRGAVRFLTRDVTYDVPPQDLRVRLTRMPAQPESGFVLRGARRTVAFAGGLR from the coding sequence ATGCTGCACGCCACCCGTCCGCCTCTGGACAGCACCGTGCCGCTGCTGACGCAGGGGTATGCCTTCGTCGACCGGCAGTGCCGCGCCACGGGCCGCACCGTGTTCGATACGCGCCTGCTGCTGGCCCTGCCGGTCACGTGCATGCGGGGTGCGTCCGCCGCAGCCCTGCTGTACGACCCGGAACGGTTCGTCCGGCAGGGCGCGATGCCGAAACCTGTGCAGAAGACACTCATCGGTGAGGGGGGTGTGCAGTCGCTCGATGGCGCTGCGCACACGCACCGCAAGGCGATGTTCATGGGCCTGATGACACCTGCGAACATCACGCGGCTCGTGCGCCTCGCGGACCGTGAATGGCACGCCGCGAGCGTCCGCTGGGCCGCTCGGGACACGGTCGTGCTGCTGGATGAGGCGCACGAGGTCCTCACCCGCGCTGTGTGCGCCTGGGCGGGCGTGCCCCTGGCCGCGGAGGAGGTTGCGGGCGTCACTGCGGACCTCGCGGCGCTGATTGACGGGCCCGCCAGTGCCGGGCCGCGGCACTGGCGGGCCCGGGCCGCGCGGCGCCGTGCGGAGGCCTGGGCGGCGGGGCACATCCGCGCGGCCCGGCAGGCCCCGACCGGCGCGGAGGATGGGGCCCTGCACGTGGTCGCCACGCACCGTGACGAGCGGGGCGCGCTGCTGGATGAGCACACGGCGGCCGTGGAGCTGCTGAATGTGCTGCGCCCGACCGTGGCGGTCGCTCGGTACGTGGTGTTCGCCGCGCATGCCCTGCATCAGCATCCGTCGTGCCGCGACGCATTGCTGCGCGGTGATGACGACGCGCTGCTGCGGTTCGTGCAGGAGGTGCGGCGGTACTACCCGTTCTTCCCGTTCGTGGCGGCGCGGGTGCGGCGCACGTTCGAGTGGTCCGGGCACACGTTCCCGCAGGGCCGGCTGGTGCTGCTGGACGTGTACGGCACGAACCGTGACCCGTCGGTGTGGGCCGCGCCGGAGCGATTCGACCCTGAGCGCTTTCGCACGTGGAACGGCAGCCCGTTCAACTTCGTCCCGCAGGGTGGTGGGGACCATGACCTCGGGCACCGCTGCGCCGGGGAGTGGCTCACCATCGAACTCATGCGCGGCGCCGTGCGGTTCCTGACGCGCGACGTGACGTACGACGTTCCCCCCCAGGACCTGCGTGTGCGCCTGACGCGCATGCCCGCGCAGCCGGAAAGCGGTTTCGTGCTGCGCGGCGCTCGCCGGACCGTCGCGTTCGCGGGCGGGCTGCGTTGA